Proteins found in one Triticum urartu cultivar G1812 chromosome 4, Tu2.1, whole genome shotgun sequence genomic segment:
- the LOC125554339 gene encoding uncharacterized protein LOC125554339: MEPPPPRRRASPPAIPDELFEEILLRLPPDDPACLLRASLVCKAWSHTVSSPRFRRRLHELHRTPPVLGVLHNWADERIPRFIHTTASSFSLAAPVWRTWRALDCRHRRALFFPQEFGGPEMLLWDSITGAQQRIPVPAAFKSDDFPTAAVFCAADGCDHGDCFGGPFRVVFFFTVEVDEGTHATSACIYLSETGACGELTSAHSNREFLEFRESYSVLVDRSALYFMLDGNADTASVVQFDLASHDLTVFGLPDTYYDFAYSLVLVEDGGIGVIQCLNTRLKLWRREASAEVGWVLNRVMCLENFLPVDALLHAQHKVQVVGFAEEANVIFVDTVAGLFTIELLSGHVRKVCSDPGVRIFGS; the protein is encoded by the coding sequence ATggaaccgccgccgccgcgtcgccgcgcctcgccgccggcgATCCCGGACGAGCTCTTCGAAGAGATCCTCCTCCGCCTCCCACCCGACGACCCCGCCTGCCTCCTCCGCGCCTCCCTCGTCTGCAAGGCCTGGAGCCACACCGTCTCCAGCCCCAgattccgccgccgcctccatgagCTCCACCGCACACCCCCCGTGCTCGGCGTCCTCCACAACTGGGCGGACGAGCGCATCCCCCGATTCATCCACACCACCGCATCGTCCTTCTCCCTCGCCGCCCCGGTCTGGCGCACCTGGCGAGCCCTCGACTGCCGCCACAGACGCGCCCTCTTCTTCCCCCAGGAATTCGGTGGTCCGGAAATGCTCCTGTGGGATTCAATCACGGGCGCCCAGCAGCGCATACCGGTGCCCGCGGCGTTCAAGAGCGACGATTTCCCAACGGCTGCCGTGTTCTGCGCAGCCGACGGGTGCGACCACGGTGACTGCTTCGGTGGTCCTTTCCgcgtggtcttcttcttcaccgtcgAGGTAGACGAGGGGACGCACGCCACGTCGGCGTGCATATACTTGTCCGAGACTGGCGCCTGTGGCGAGCTGACCTCAGCTCACTCCAACCGCGAGTTCTTGGAATTCAGAGAAAGCTACAGCGTGCTCGTTGACAGATCTGCGCTCTACTTCATGTTGGACGGCAACGCGGATACTGCGTCGGTCGTGCAATTTGACTTGGCAAGCCATGACCTGACTGTGTTCGGCCTACCGGACACATACTACGACTTTGCATATAGCCTCGTGCTGGTGGAGGACGGTGGAATCGGAGTAATCCAATGCTTGAATACACGTCTCAAATTGTGGAGAAGAGAGGCCAGCGCTGAAGTAGGATGGGTGCTGAACCGGGTCATGTGCTTGGAAAATTTCCTCCCAGTGGATGCTCTCTTGCATGCACAACATAAAGTGCAAGTGGTGGGCTTTGCTGAGGAAGCAAATGTGATTTTTGTTGACACGGTTGCTGGCCTCTTCACAATAGAGCTACTATCGGGGCATGTGAGAAAGGTGTGCAGTGATCCTGGCGTCCGTATTTTCGGTTCATAG